The genome window AAAAAGCCGCTGCCCATGCCGATGCCGCAGACATCGATCCGTCCGAACTCATCAATGCCCGTCTGGCCCCTGACATGTATCCGCTGTCGGGGCAGATTCAGCGTGCAAGCGACACGTCCAAGTTCGCCATCCAACGCCTGTCGCAAGGCGAGGCGCCAAAATTTCCTGACGAGGAAACGACGTTCGAACAGTTGCAAAAACGGATCGCGGACACCATTGCATACGTGCAAAGCGTGACGCCAGATCAACTGGACGGATCAGAATCCCGCAAGATCGTTTTGAATGCCGGGGAATTCAAGCCCGAATTCAATGGCGCCAGCTACCTGCTGACTTTTGCGCTGCCCAACTTCTACTTTCACGTCACGACCGCCTATGACATCTTGCGCAATGCAGGCGTGAAAATTGGCAAGTTCGACTTCCTGGGACCGTTCGAACAAGCCAGCCAGGCATAAGTTTGGCGGCACGCCAAGGCGGACAGGAACCCTTGAGTTCCGGTCCGCAGGCACTGCTTATTTTTTTGCAGCGTCGCCGCAGCCGGACATGTCGCCCATTTTGGCCATGTTCTGCTGGATTTCCTCGGGCGATAAATCGGTCTTGTGCGTAGCAATGGACCAGCGGTGGCCAAACGGGTCCACCACCTGGCCATAGCGGTCACCCCAGAACATGTCTGCGGCCGGCATCGTTACCTGGGCGCCTGCGTCTACCGCCTGCTGCATGGCGGCGTCTACGTCGTTCATGTACAGGTGCAGCGTGACCGGCGAGCCTTTTAGCGCTTTGGGTCCCAGGCTGCCCCATTCCGGAAAATCATCCATCAGCATCAGTACGGAATCGCCAATGCGGATAGCGGCGTGCATGACTTTGCCGTTGGGGCCTGGCAATCGTGCCAGCTCTTGGGCGTTGAAGGCCTTTTTATAAAAAGCGATAGCATCCGACGCGCCTTCGCACACGATATGCGGTGTGAGCGTGTGCATGCCTTCGGGAATGGGCTTGTTTGAAGGGGTGGCCATGGTGTGTCTCCTAAGGTGGGCAATGACTGCACGGATAAGAGGGGCGGCCACCCGCGCTGCGGTTCAGGCCGTCCTGACACTACGACGAACGGGAGGTGCCGGTTTCGACACGCCGTCCAAAAATATTTATCGAACAGGGACGGGCTTATTTCGCGACCAGTGTGCTGAAGCCGCCCCAGCACATGCGCTTGAAATCAAACACGCCTTCGCAGGACATGCCTGTCAGCCGGGGGTCTTCCATGACTTTGGCGTTGATCCGGTCGCGTTCGGCCTTGTTCGCGTACAAGATCCACGCAAACACGACGGTCTCGCCTTCGCGCGCGCCGGCGGCCGCCGTGAACGACCCGAAGCCTTCCCGGTCAATGTCATCCGCCACGCATTCGCGGTAATCCAGCGCCCCGTACTCCAGCCAGATTGCCTTCGCCTGCTCTGCCATTTTTGTGTACGTCGGCAGGTTTGCCTTGGGTACGCTTAGCAGGTAACCATCTATATATTTTTCCATCGATGTCTCCTTGGACCCATGTTGTTTTATCCGGTGACGCAACGCCCGCGAGCCGGGTCTGTACCGTGTTTGCCACCGTCCGGCGTGAGGCCGGTAGATGTCACTTTATCGGGGTTGGCCGGCAATTCAGATAGGGGATTGCGACATTCCTGCGGGTGCGAAGTTGGCGGCAACGGCACGACGGCGTTCCGGAATATCTTCAATAAATACTGCGGCATGTCGCCCGTTGGCTATCGCGAGCGTTATCAATAGCGCGGGTCGTACGGCACGATCTCCGGTCTTCGTGCGGCATAAATCGCCGAATTGCTTTGAATTCGCGATATCTTTTTCAGCAGCGATTGCTAATTCTCAAACATAAATTATAAAAATCTTGCCAAATGTTTCGTAGGTTTTAGACTAGGGTTTTCCCTTATCGATGTTCCGTGTGTGCCGCGCTGACCGCGCGGTATTGGCTGGGGATCGACACTCTTGAATCTAGAAACTATGACGATTTCCCGCTTCAATATTGGCAACTTATCTATTGCAACCCGGCTGGCGCTGGGGTTTGGCGCCGTGCTTGCGCTGTTGCTGGCTCTGACGGGCCTGTCCCAATACGAACTTACGCACATTGGCCGTATCAACCAGACGATCACTCAAGACACATGGACGAAGGCAAACGCCATTGCGACCATCGATGTCACCACGCGCGCCAATGCGCGGACCAATCTGGAATTGATCGTCAATACCGACCCCCAGGCAGCCGCCAAACTTTTCCAGCGTGTAGACGCTAACCGCCAGGTGATCGATCAGGCGCTGGCGACAATGCGGCCGTTTTTTGATACCCCGCAGGAACGCGAAACGCTACAGACGCTGGAAGCTGTGCGCGGCCGCTATGTGAAATCGTTCCAGGCGGTGGGCGCGTTGCTGAAAAGCGGCGA of Achromobacter seleniivolatilans contains these proteins:
- a CDS encoding VOC family protein; translation: MATPSNKPIPEGMHTLTPHIVCEGASDAIAFYKKAFNAQELARLPGPNGKVMHAAIRIGDSVLMLMDDFPEWGSLGPKALKGSPVTLHLYMNDVDAAMQQAVDAGAQVTMPAADMFWGDRYGQVVDPFGHRWSIATHKTDLSPEEIQQNMAKMGDMSGCGDAAKK
- a CDS encoding DUF1993 domain-containing protein, with amino-acid sequence MSLSIYQVSVPAFVRGLTVLATLLEKAAAHADAADIDPSELINARLAPDMYPLSGQIQRASDTSKFAIQRLSQGEAPKFPDEETTFEQLQKRIADTIAYVQSVTPDQLDGSESRKIVLNAGEFKPEFNGASYLLTFALPNFYFHVTTAYDILRNAGVKIGKFDFLGPFEQASQA
- a CDS encoding DUF1428 domain-containing protein; protein product: MEKYIDGYLLSVPKANLPTYTKMAEQAKAIWLEYGALDYRECVADDIDREGFGSFTAAAGAREGETVVFAWILYANKAERDRINAKVMEDPRLTGMSCEGVFDFKRMCWGGFSTLVAK